One genomic segment of Oreochromis aureus strain Israel breed Guangdong linkage group 9, ZZ_aureus, whole genome shotgun sequence includes these proteins:
- the chrnd gene encoding acetylcholine receptor subunit delta, whose product MELQRAALATLFLLTLLSSECNGRNEEERVIEYVFKEMGYNKELRPVEKQQDVVDVYLALTLSNLISLKEVDETLLTNVWLEITWTDYRLTWNSTEFGGIEILRLPPSMVWLPEIVLENNNDAQFEVAYYSNVLVYSNGFCYWLPPAIFRSSCSINVRYFPFDWQNCTLKFTSLTYNAKEIRMLLKEEYAGEVANYTVEWVIIDPASWTENGEWEIVHRPAKRNIYKHIPMDSNKHQDITFYLVIKRKPLFYIVNIIIPCVLISFLACLVYYLPADSGEKMTLSISVLLAQSVFLLLISQRLPETSMSVPLIVKYLMFIMVLVTVVVLNCVVVLNLHFRTPSTHVMTEWTKRFFLERLPRLLLMSHPAEAEPAWEGALPRRSSSVGYIAKADEYYTVKSRSELMFEKQSERHGFTTRVTHAALVKPQDDGGVTDQLYSEMKPAVDGANYIIKHMRNKNEYNEEKDNWSGIARTVDRLCLFLITPVMILGTIIIFLMGACNSPPRLPFEGDPHDYMENHARLL is encoded by the exons ATGGAGCTTCAGCGTGCAGCACTGGCCACGTTGTTCCTGCTCACACTGCTCTCATCAG AGTGCAATGGCAGGAACGAAGAGGAGCGTGTCATTGAATACGTATTTAAAGAGATGGGATACAACAAGGAGCTGCGTCCCGTCGAGAAGCAGCAGGATGTTGTCGATGTTTACCTCGCCCTCACGCTCTCCAACCTCATCTCTCTG AAAGAAGTAGATGAGACGCTGCTGACGAACGTGTGGCTGGAAATT ACGTGGACTGACTACCGGCTGACGTGGAATTCCACAGAGTTTGGTGGCATTGAGATACTCCGACTGCCGCCCAGCATGGTGTGGCTGCCGGAGATCGTTCTGGAAAACAA TAATGATGCCCAGTTTGAAGTGGCCTACTACAGTAATGTACTGGTGTATAGTAATGGTTTCTGCTACTGGTTGCCACCGGCCATCTTCCGCTCCTCCTGCTCCATCAACGTCAGATATTTCCCCTTCGACTGGCAGAACTGCACGCTCAAGTTCAC CTCTCTGACCTACAATGCCAAAGAGATCCGGATGCTCCTGAAAGAAGAATACGCCGGAGAAGTCGCCAACTACACAGTAGAGTGGGTCATTATTGACCCTGCTAGCTGGACAG AAAACGGCGAGTGGGAGATCGTCCACCGGCCGGCCAAGAGAAACATCTACAAGCACATCCCCATGGACAGCAACAAGCACCAGGACATCACCTTCTACCTGGTCATCAAACGCAAACCTCTATTCTACATTGTCAACATCATCATTCCCTGTGTGCTCATCTCCTTCCTGGCCTGCCTCGTCTACTACCTGCCCGCTGACA GTGGTGAGAAGATGACCTTGTCCATCTCTGTGCTGCTCGCTCAGTCTGTCTTCCTGCTGCTGATCTCTCAAAGGCTGCCAGAAACTTCCATGTCTGTTCCGCTTATTGTTAA GTATTTGATGTTCATCATGGTGCTGGTTACTGTGGtcgttttaaactgtgtggtcGTCCTCAACCTGCACTTCAGGACGCCGAGCACGCACGTCATGACTGAGTGGACCAAGAGG TTTTTCCTCGAACGGTTGCCTCGGCTCTTGCTCATGTCCCACCCTGCGGAGGCAGAGCCAGCGTGGGAGGGAGCGTTGCCGCGACGATCGAGTTCAGTGGGTTACATCGCCAAAGCGGACGAGTACTACACCGTCAAGTCTCGCAGCGAGCTGATGTTTGAGAAACAATCGGAGAGACACGGCTTCACCACTCGAGTCACCCACGCAGCAT tggtGAAACCCCAGGATGATGGAGGTGTGACGGATCAGCTGTACTCTGAAATGAAGCCAGCTGTGGACGGAGCGAACTACATCATCAAACACATGCGCAACAAGAACGAATACAACGAG GAGAAAGATAACTGGAGCGGCATCGCTCGCACCGTGGACCGTCTCTGCCTCTTCCTGATCACTCCTGTGATGATCCTTGGCACCATCATCATCTTCCTGATGGGAGCCTGCAACAGTCCTCCACGTCTGCCCTTTGAAGGAGACCCGCATGACTACATGGAGAACCATGCACGTCTGCTGtaa